From the genome of Pseudomonas sp. AB6, one region includes:
- a CDS encoding ABC transporter ATP-binding protein, with the protein MATAQQQAVIEVHDLCNRFGSQSVHENLDLELFRGEILAVVGGSGSGKSVLMRSIVGLRRPDAGTIRVLGQDLQHLSEKDRSLVERRFGVLFQKGALFSSLTVTENVALPLIEHAKLTREEAEHLAGMKLALAGLPLSAAHKYPASLSGGMIKRAALARALALDPDILFLDEPTAGLDPIGAAAFDQLILTLRDALGLSVFLVTHDLDTLYTITDRVAVLAHKRVLVVDQIDKVAATPDAWIHEYFHGPRGRAAFSAATHPKEV; encoded by the coding sequence ATAGCGACCGCACAGCAGCAAGCGGTGATTGAGGTACATGACCTGTGCAATCGGTTCGGCAGCCAAAGCGTGCATGAGAACCTTGATCTGGAGTTGTTCCGCGGGGAAATCCTGGCGGTGGTGGGCGGTTCTGGCAGCGGGAAGTCCGTATTGATGCGCAGCATCGTCGGGCTTCGTCGGCCAGACGCGGGAACAATCCGCGTCTTGGGTCAAGACCTCCAGCACTTGTCGGAGAAAGACCGTTCGTTGGTTGAACGGCGATTCGGCGTGTTATTCCAGAAGGGCGCGCTGTTTTCCTCGCTGACGGTAACCGAGAACGTCGCGCTGCCGTTAATTGAGCACGCCAAACTGACCCGAGAAGAGGCCGAGCACTTGGCCGGGATGAAACTTGCCCTCGCCGGCTTGCCGTTGTCAGCGGCTCATAAATACCCGGCGTCTTTGTCCGGCGGCATGATCAAACGTGCCGCACTGGCTAGGGCATTGGCGTTGGACCCGGATATTCTGTTTCTCGACGAACCCACCGCCGGCCTTGATCCCATCGGTGCGGCCGCTTTTGATCAACTGATTCTGACCCTGCGCGACGCGCTGGGTCTGAGCGTGTTTCTGGTCACCCACGACTTGGACACGCTTTACACAATTACCGACCGAGTCGCGGTGTTGGCGCACAAGCGCGTATTGGTCGTCGATCAGATCGATAAGGTCGCGGCGACTCCGGATGCCTGGATTCACGAATATTTCCACGGCCCACGCGGCCGGGCGGCGTTCTCGGCCGCCACGCACCCCAAGGAGGTCTGA
- a CDS encoding MlaD family protein, whose product METRAHHVLIGLFTVIVVAAALLFGLWLAKSSVDTAFKDYEIIFNEAVSGLSRGSAVQYSGIKVGDVVQLRLDPEDPRRVLAQIRIAGETPIKEDTMAKLALTGITGTSIIQLSGGTPQSPSLIGVFGKLPVIIASPSPISRLLNDTGDLMTGINQLLHNANQMFSNDNVQSLTLTLQHMEQATRVVADEREDIRQSLKQLTLISKQASATLEQTTLLMRGANEMLNSDGKQLFASAEQAMKSIEQSSATINSLLKNNHDALNGGMQGLGELGPAVRELRDTLTSFRSISRRLEANPSGYLLGTEKNKEFEP is encoded by the coding sequence ATGGAAACCCGTGCCCATCACGTATTGATAGGCCTGTTCACCGTAATCGTGGTCGCTGCGGCCCTGCTATTCGGTCTGTGGCTGGCCAAATCCAGTGTCGACACCGCATTTAAGGACTACGAGATTATTTTCAATGAGGCCGTCAGCGGATTGTCGCGAGGCAGCGCCGTGCAATACAGCGGGATCAAGGTTGGCGATGTCGTGCAATTGCGCCTCGACCCGGAAGACCCGCGGCGGGTGCTCGCGCAAATCCGGATTGCAGGTGAAACACCTATCAAAGAAGACACGATGGCCAAACTGGCTCTGACCGGGATCACCGGCACCTCGATCATTCAACTTAGCGGAGGCACCCCGCAAAGTCCGTCGTTGATAGGCGTCTTCGGCAAACTGCCTGTGATCATTGCGTCGCCTTCACCTATTTCCCGCTTGCTGAACGACACCGGCGACTTGATGACCGGAATCAATCAGTTGCTGCACAACGCCAATCAAATGTTCTCCAACGATAACGTCCAAAGCCTGACATTGACCCTGCAACACATGGAGCAGGCCACCCGCGTGGTCGCCGACGAGCGTGAAGATATTCGCCAGTCGCTCAAGCAACTCACGCTGATCAGCAAACAGGCAAGTGCCACCTTGGAGCAAACGACGCTACTGATGCGCGGCGCCAACGAAATGCTCAACAGTGACGGCAAGCAACTCTTCGCCAGTGCCGAGCAGGCCATGAAGTCCATCGAGCAAAGCAGCGCCACCATCAACAGCCTGCTCAAAAACAACCACGACGCGCTGAACGGCGGCATGCAGGGGCTTGGCGAACTGGGCCCGGCGGTGCGAGAGCTGCGCGACACGTTGACTTCATTCCGCTCGATTTCCCGCCGCTTGGAAGCCAACCCCAGCGGCTACCTTCTGGGCACCGAAAAAAACAAGGAGTTTGAGCCATGA
- a CDS encoding ABC-type transport auxiliary lipoprotein family protein yields the protein MRLARHSLSLMAIVGALLLSAGCSILPQAEPTDVYRLSTAQPAAHRALGAPVPWSLRIVRPRASEMLDSPRIAVVPQGNLISNYKGARWSDPAPVALRNRLLDAFYRGGRVQSLSTDDSNLQADFELSGELQAFQSEYHGDAIEVVIRLDARLAGDNQRIVASHRFEVHQAVSDKQVPSIVSGFGKASDTLAAQLLQWTIEQGQTHYAMLPKNQ from the coding sequence ATGAGGCTTGCCCGTCATTCGCTGAGCCTGATGGCCATTGTCGGCGCTTTGCTGCTGTCGGCTGGCTGCTCGATCTTGCCGCAAGCTGAACCCACTGATGTCTATCGCCTGAGCACGGCGCAACCCGCTGCACACAGGGCTCTAGGTGCTCCGGTCCCATGGTCGCTGCGGATAGTTCGGCCCAGGGCCAGCGAAATGCTCGACAGCCCACGGATCGCCGTCGTGCCGCAGGGTAATTTGATCAGCAACTACAAGGGCGCTCGCTGGAGCGATCCAGCACCGGTGGCGTTGCGTAATCGACTGCTCGATGCCTTCTACCGCGGCGGCCGCGTGCAATCGTTGAGCACTGACGACAGCAACCTCCAAGCAGACTTTGAACTGAGCGGGGAGTTACAGGCTTTCCAAAGTGAGTACCACGGCGACGCCATCGAAGTCGTTATTCGTCTCGACGCACGCCTGGCCGGGGACAATCAGCGCATCGTCGCCAGCCACCGGTTTGAAGTTCACCAAGCGGTTAGCGACAAGCAAGTACCTTCAATCGTGAGCGGATTCGGCAAGGCCAGCGACACCTTGGCGGCGCAACTGCTGCAATGGACCATCGAGCAGGGACAGACGCATTACGCCATGCTGCCGAAAAACCAGTAG
- a CDS encoding nucleoside recognition domain-containing protein yields MLNGLWLGFFVAAAVSALAQWLIGGNAGIFAAMVESIFAMAKLSVDVMLLLFGTLTLWLGFLRIAEKAGIVDWLAKALGPLFLRLMPGVPAGHPALGLITLNFAANALGLDNAATPIGLKAMRSLQALNPSPTTASNAQILFLVLNASSLTLMPVTIFMYRAQQGAVDPTLVFLPILLATSASSLVGLLSVAFMQRLRLWDPVVLAYLIPGALALGAFMMLLAGLSAAALASLSSILGNLTLFGLIMTFLLVAAFRKVKVYEAFVEGAKEGFDVAKNLLPYLVAMLCAVGVLRASGALDFGLDGIRHLVQWAGLDTRFVDALPTAMVKPFSGSAARALLIETMKNQGVDSFPALVAATIQGSTETTFYVLAVYFGSVGIQRARHAVGCALLAELAGVVAAILVCYWFFGSMA; encoded by the coding sequence ATGCTTAACGGCCTATGGCTTGGCTTTTTTGTGGCGGCGGCGGTGTCGGCGCTGGCGCAATGGTTGATCGGCGGGAACGCGGGAATTTTTGCCGCGATGGTTGAAAGTATTTTCGCTATGGCCAAGCTGTCGGTGGATGTAATGCTTTTGCTGTTCGGCACTCTTACCTTGTGGCTCGGGTTTTTGCGGATTGCCGAAAAGGCTGGGATCGTCGATTGGCTTGCTAAGGCCCTTGGCCCTTTGTTCCTGCGCCTGATGCCTGGTGTGCCAGCGGGTCACCCTGCGCTAGGTCTGATCACTCTTAACTTTGCCGCAAATGCCCTAGGACTGGATAACGCGGCAACGCCTATCGGCCTCAAGGCCATGCGCTCGCTACAAGCGTTGAACCCTAGCCCCACCACCGCCAGTAATGCTCAGATTCTGTTTTTAGTACTCAATGCGTCATCGCTGACCCTGATGCCGGTGACGATCTTCATGTACCGCGCGCAACAAGGTGCTGTCGACCCAACGCTGGTTTTTCTGCCGATCTTGCTGGCGACCAGCGCCTCCAGCCTGGTCGGATTGCTATCAGTAGCGTTCATGCAGCGTTTGCGTCTGTGGGATCCGGTAGTACTGGCGTACTTGATTCCCGGGGCGTTAGCGCTGGGGGCCTTCATGATGCTCCTCGCTGGACTTTCCGCCGCCGCGTTGGCCAGTTTGTCGTCGATCCTTGGCAACCTGACGCTGTTCGGTTTGATCATGACCTTTTTGCTGGTCGCCGCGTTCAGGAAAGTGAAGGTCTACGAAGCGTTTGTCGAAGGTGCGAAAGAAGGCTTCGATGTTGCCAAGAATCTGCTGCCGTATCTGGTTGCGATGCTTTGTGCGGTCGGCGTGTTAAGGGCTTCCGGCGCGCTGGATTTTGGCTTGGATGGCATTCGTCATCTGGTGCAATGGGCAGGACTGGACACACGCTTTGTGGATGCCCTGCCTACCGCCATGGTCAAACCGTTCTCCGGCAGCGCCGCCCGCGCCCTGTTGATCGAAACCATGAAGAACCAAGGCGTCGACAGCTTTCCGGCGTTGGTGGCGGCGACTATTCAGGGCAGTACCGAAACTACGTTTTACGTGCTGGCGGTGTACTTCGGATCGGTTGGCATTCAGCGCGCCCGACACGCCGTCGGGTGCGCGCTGTTGGCAGAACTGGCGGGTGTAGTCGCGGCCATTTTGGTCTGCTACTGGTTTTTCGGCAGCATGGCGTAA
- the gltP gene encoding glutamate/aspartate:proton symporter GltP has translation MKKAKLSLAWQILIGLVLGIAIGAVLNHFSAEKAWWIGNVLQPAGDIFIRLIKMIVIPIVVSSLIVGIAGVGDAKKLGRIGLKTILYFEAVTTIAILVGLVLANVFHPGTGIDLSTLGTVDISKYQETAAEVQHEHAFIQTILNLIPSNIFAAIARGDMLPIIFFSVLFGLGLSSLKPELREPLVTMFQGVSESMFKVTHMIMGYAPIGVFALIAVTVANFGFASLLPLAKLVILVYFAIAFFAFVVLGAIARLFGFSVIRLMRIFKDELVLAYSTASSETVLPRVIEKMEAYGAPKAICSFVVPTGYSFNLDGSTLYQSIAAIFIAQLYGIDLSIGQQIMLVLTLMVTSKGIAGVPGVSFVVLLATLGSVGIPLEGLAFIAGVDRIMDMARTALNVIGNALAVLVIARWEGMYDDAKGQAYWNSLPHWRSKAPLPESQPVAD, from the coding sequence ATGAAGAAGGCAAAGCTAAGCCTCGCCTGGCAGATTCTCATTGGTTTGGTGTTGGGGATTGCAATCGGCGCCGTACTTAATCACTTCAGTGCGGAAAAAGCCTGGTGGATTGGCAATGTGCTGCAACCCGCAGGCGACATCTTTATCCGGTTGATCAAGATGATCGTGATACCGATAGTGGTGTCTTCGTTGATCGTCGGGATTGCCGGCGTGGGCGATGCGAAGAAGCTGGGACGTATTGGTCTTAAAACCATCTTGTATTTCGAGGCGGTCACGACCATCGCTATCTTGGTCGGGCTGGTGTTGGCGAACGTGTTCCATCCGGGCACAGGGATCGATTTGAGTACCTTGGGGACCGTCGACATCTCCAAGTACCAAGAGACAGCCGCGGAGGTTCAACATGAGCATGCGTTCATCCAGACGATCCTTAACCTGATTCCGTCAAACATCTTTGCCGCCATTGCTCGGGGTGACATGCTGCCGATCATCTTCTTCTCGGTGTTGTTTGGCCTTGGGCTTTCCAGCCTGAAGCCGGAGCTGCGCGAGCCGCTGGTGACGATGTTCCAGGGCGTGTCGGAAAGCATGTTCAAAGTCACGCACATGATCATGGGTTACGCGCCCATCGGCGTCTTCGCTTTGATTGCGGTGACGGTTGCTAACTTCGGATTCGCCTCACTGTTGCCGTTGGCCAAACTGGTGATTCTGGTTTACTTCGCCATCGCGTTTTTTGCCTTTGTCGTGCTGGGCGCTATCGCGCGCCTGTTCGGCTTCTCGGTCATTAGGTTGATGCGGATCTTCAAAGACGAACTGGTGTTGGCCTACTCAACCGCCAGTTCCGAAACTGTTCTGCCACGGGTCATCGAGAAGATGGAAGCCTACGGGGCACCGAAGGCCATTTGTAGCTTTGTAGTGCCCACCGGCTACTCGTTCAATCTCGATGGTTCGACGCTGTACCAAAGCATTGCAGCGATCTTTATTGCTCAGCTGTACGGCATTGATTTGTCAATCGGGCAGCAGATCATGTTGGTGCTGACATTGATGGTCACCTCCAAAGGGATCGCGGGTGTACCGGGCGTGTCGTTCGTGGTGCTCTTGGCAACCTTGGGCAGTGTCGGCATTCCGTTGGAAGGCCTGGCGTTTATCGCCGGTGTCGACCGCATCATGGACATGGCCCGTACCGCGCTGAACGTGATCGGCAATGCGTTGGCTGTGTTGGTTATCGCCCGCTGGGAAGGCATGTACGACGATGCCAAGGGCCAAGCCTACTGGAACTCCCTCCCACACTGGCGCAGCAAAGCGCCACTGCCAGAGTCTCAGCCAGTCGCTGATTGA
- a CDS encoding inhibitor of vertebrate lysozyme family protein, with protein MLNRLLQTCYLQMLLTAACLSGSALATASNDGQTRVSDLLSSSPEYRQTWMGIVKKEERLPDWVLNLSGTSDPMSAVTEKGDKYLVGPLCESADSCLSSRLIIAVSFDKKNAYAMWVQVPAGLPADKSPTRHADYRFLGKPDKGMQALLMEQLKKDPKWY; from the coding sequence ATGCTGAATAGGCTTTTGCAGACGTGTTACTTGCAGATGCTGCTGACTGCCGCTTGTCTAAGCGGCAGCGCTTTAGCAACGGCGTCTAATGATGGTCAAACTCGAGTCAGCGATCTATTGAGTTCGTCCCCTGAGTATCGGCAGACATGGATGGGTATTGTTAAAAAGGAGGAACGACTCCCCGATTGGGTGCTTAACCTTTCCGGTACGTCCGATCCCATGTCCGCTGTTACTGAGAAAGGTGATAAGTATTTGGTCGGCCCACTGTGTGAGTCGGCGGACAGTTGTTTGAGTAGTCGTCTTATCATTGCGGTGAGTTTCGATAAAAAAAACGCGTATGCGATGTGGGTGCAAGTTCCGGCGGGTTTGCCCGCTGACAAGTCGCCCACGCGTCACGCCGATTATCGCTTCCTTGGGAAACCTGACAAGGGTATGCAGGCACTGTTAATGGAACAGCTGAAGAAAGATCCTAAGTGGTATTGA
- a CDS encoding DUF1328 domain-containing protein, translating to MLSWAVTFLIIAIVAAVLGFGGIAGTATGIAKILFVVFLVLFVASFIFGRRGRG from the coding sequence ATGTTGAGTTGGGCTGTTACATTCCTGATTATTGCGATCGTCGCCGCTGTTTTGGGCTTTGGTGGCATCGCTGGCACTGCGACGGGTATCGCGAAGATCCTATTCGTTGTATTCCTGGTGTTGTTTGTAGCTTCGTTCATCTTCGGCCGCCGCGGTCGAGGTTGA
- a CDS encoding PA2169 family four-helix-bundle protein — protein MSETHTKLNELIEIIRDGQRFYEHAADEVKDPRFKALFLDMAHAKNEVIRALSVDVVTENEKPADGGTMLGKIRQIYADTKATLSSDESYTYIEQLEEAEDRILHAFEDALQSEDPKVKAVAAEKLPQVRAAHDRMRNLKRDSH, from the coding sequence ATGAGCGAGACACATACAAAACTTAACGAGTTAATTGAAATCATCCGTGACGGCCAGCGTTTTTATGAGCATGCCGCCGATGAAGTCAAAGATCCGCGTTTCAAGGCGCTATTCCTAGACATGGCCCACGCAAAAAATGAAGTGATCAGAGCGCTTTCTGTAGACGTTGTGACTGAGAACGAAAAGCCCGCTGATGGGGGAACCATGCTCGGCAAGATACGCCAGATATACGCTGACACTAAAGCCACTTTATCTAGCGATGAGAGCTACACGTACATAGAGCAGTTGGAGGAAGCAGAGGACCGCATTCTGCACGCGTTTGAAGACGCACTTCAAAGCGAAGACCCTAAAGTTAAGGCGGTCGCTGCTGAAAAACTGCCGCAAGTACGGGCTGCGCATGATCGGATGCGTAACTTGAAACGCGATTCGCATTAA
- a CDS encoding BON domain-containing protein, with protein sequence MHLLKKIALVTATSAMVGLTPMVAQAAEKDLASQVTEARQEGSIWTAFALNRHLSPFKIKVSVDSGTAVLEGKVENKVDRELAEQIALDVAGIEKVNNRLEVDPMVVVEPGAKATIAQHFEDATLSATVKSKLLWNSVTEALNIQVDSKAGVVTLKGQAQSAEAKLLAGSLASNTDGVTEVNNLISLTATDPSAPKVPLGMNNAGEAISDLWITSKVKSSLIYSRNLDGINIKVDTRSGMVSLDGVVANYAAKQLAIEIARNIRGVRGVDADALKVVTATAG encoded by the coding sequence ATGCACTTGCTTAAAAAAATTGCGCTGGTCACTGCGACAAGCGCGATGGTTGGGTTAACGCCAATGGTCGCGCAGGCGGCAGAGAAAGATTTAGCCAGTCAAGTCACTGAGGCACGTCAAGAAGGCTCGATATGGACTGCATTTGCACTTAACCGGCACTTAAGTCCGTTCAAAATAAAAGTAAGCGTTGATAGCGGCACGGCTGTGCTTGAAGGCAAAGTCGAAAATAAGGTCGACCGGGAATTAGCTGAGCAGATAGCTCTGGACGTTGCCGGGATCGAGAAGGTCAACAACCGATTGGAAGTTGATCCTATGGTCGTGGTTGAACCGGGAGCTAAAGCCACGATTGCTCAGCATTTCGAAGACGCCACGTTGTCTGCCACGGTGAAATCAAAGTTGCTTTGGAACAGCGTGACTGAGGCTCTGAATATTCAAGTCGACAGCAAAGCCGGTGTAGTCACGCTTAAGGGGCAGGCACAAAGTGCTGAAGCCAAATTGCTTGCCGGTAGCTTGGCCAGCAATACAGATGGGGTAACAGAAGTGAATAACCTTATCAGCCTTACCGCCACTGATCCGTCGGCACCTAAGGTTCCGCTTGGTATGAACAATGCGGGAGAGGCAATCAGTGATTTGTGGATCACCAGCAAGGTGAAATCCAGCCTTATATACAGTCGTAACCTTGATGGCATCAATATCAAGGTCGACACCAGAAGTGGGATGGTGAGCCTCGACGGCGTCGTCGCCAATTACGCTGCAAAACAACTGGCAATAGAGATCGCCCGGAACATCCGAGGCGTCCGGGGCGTAGACGCAGATGCCTTGAAGGTCGTAACCGCTACGGCGGGATAA
- the algB gene encoding sigma-54-dependent response regulator transcription factor AlgB, giving the protein MDTATDHQGRILLVDDESAILRTFRYCLEDEGYTVATANSAAQAETLLQRQVFDLCFLDLRLGEDNGLDVLAQMRVQAPWMRVVIVTAHSAVDTAVDAIQAGAADYLVKPCSPDQLRLATAKQLEVRQLSARLEALEGEVRKPKDGLDSHSPSMMAVLETARQVANTDANILILGESGTGKGELARAIHGWSKRAKKSCVTINCPSLTAELMESELFGHSRGAFTGASESTLGRVNQADAGTLFLDEIGDFPLTLQPKLLRFIQDKEYERVGDPVTRRADVRILAATNLNLEDMVRDGRFREDLLYRLNVITLHLPPLRERSEDILTLADRFLARFVKEYARPTRGFSEDARSALLNYRWPGNIRELRNVIERASIICPQERVEISHLGMAEQPTNNAPRVGAAMSLDELEKAHIGAVLATSDTLDQAAKTLGIDASTLYRKRKQYNL; this is encoded by the coding sequence ATGGACACAGCCACTGATCATCAGGGCCGTATTCTTTTAGTGGATGACGAATCCGCGATCCTTCGCACCTTCCGCTATTGCCTGGAAGATGAGGGCTATACCGTTGCAACCGCTAACAGTGCCGCCCAGGCAGAAACGCTGCTTCAGCGTCAGGTATTCGACCTTTGCTTTCTTGATTTACGCTTGGGCGAAGACAACGGCCTCGATGTTCTAGCGCAAATGCGGGTTCAGGCACCCTGGATGCGGGTTGTAATAGTCACAGCTCACTCGGCCGTTGATACCGCTGTGGATGCGATTCAGGCGGGGGCCGCTGACTATTTGGTCAAGCCGTGCAGTCCGGATCAATTGCGCCTGGCAACCGCCAAGCAGCTGGAAGTTCGTCAATTGTCGGCGCGCCTAGAGGCGTTGGAAGGGGAGGTCCGCAAACCTAAAGATGGTTTGGACTCCCACAGCCCCTCGATGATGGCCGTTTTGGAAACAGCCCGTCAGGTTGCCAATACGGACGCAAACATTCTGATTCTCGGCGAATCAGGTACCGGTAAAGGCGAGCTGGCTCGGGCAATCCATGGTTGGAGCAAGCGCGCCAAAAAATCTTGTGTGACGATTAACTGCCCGTCGTTGACAGCTGAGCTGATGGAAAGCGAGTTATTTGGCCACAGTCGTGGGGCATTCACAGGGGCCAGCGAAAGCACCCTTGGTCGCGTAAATCAGGCCGACGCAGGTACCCTTTTTCTGGATGAAATAGGTGATTTTCCGCTGACATTGCAGCCCAAGCTTTTGCGTTTTATTCAGGATAAGGAGTATGAACGAGTTGGCGACCCTGTGACCCGCCGCGCCGACGTTCGTATTCTCGCTGCCACTAACTTGAACCTCGAAGACATGGTACGTGATGGCCGTTTTCGCGAAGACCTTTTGTATCGCTTGAACGTTATCACCTTGCACTTGCCACCGCTGCGTGAGCGCAGCGAAGACATCCTCACGTTGGCAGATCGTTTTCTTGCCCGTTTCGTCAAGGAATATGCACGTCCCACCCGTGGATTTAGCGAAGATGCTCGATCAGCGCTGCTCAACTATCGATGGCCCGGAAACATCCGTGAACTGCGCAACGTGATAGAGCGTGCCAGCATTATTTGCCCTCAAGAGCGGGTCGAAATAAGCCATCTGGGAATGGCTGAACAGCCGACCAACAACGCGCCCCGAGTAGGCGCGGCGATGAGTTTGGACGAACTGGAAAAGGCACACATCGGAGCTGTCTTAGCCACCAGTGATACCCTTGACCAGGCGGCGAAGACGCTGGGTATCGACGCCTCAACGCTTTACCGCAAACGCAAGCAATACAACTTATGA
- a CDS encoding KinB sensor domain-containing domain encodes MKLAMKLRTRLFLSISALMTVALLGLLLGLVSVMQMAKSQESLIQHNFISLDLSMKLRQNLGDQLILMLETPPDRKAIGHTQQEFQDLLAQGIEYDAQDHVQDGFVHARADYQQFLYDFDQLQAQPATLHDNLMLTNSFKALRGTLISAHKQALDNISRTQNTARERALWVAGLLGLVGIAVLCIGFITAHGIARRFGAPIEALAKAADKIGQGNFEVTLPISSAAEMNLLTRRFGIMAQALRQHQATNIDELLAGQQKLQAVLDSIDDGLLMIDRQGRLEHLNPVAQRQLGWDENRLGQGLGEALQRPELDEQLYLTLRGANLERAPEDLAIEVDGESRLLTYSLTPVSHTRGNILGAVMVLHDVTEQRAFERVRSEFVLRASHELRTPVTGMHMAFGLLQERLHFPSDSREADLLNTVNEEMQRLMQLINDLLNFSRYQNGLQKLSLAPCAIENLLAQARERFNQQADDQNTVLLVEIQEPLPLLHADQAQLERVLDNLLDNALRHTPENGLIRLQARRHGERVIVSVEDNGEGIAYGQQGRIFEPFVQVGRKKGGAGLGLALCKEIVQLHGGRMGVYSRPGQGTQFYMALPL; translated from the coding sequence ATGAAGCTGGCCATGAAGTTGCGTACTCGCCTGTTCCTGAGCATTTCAGCGCTAATGACCGTCGCCTTGCTGGGACTGTTACTTGGACTGGTCAGCGTCATGCAGATGGCCAAATCCCAAGAGTCCTTGATTCAACACAACTTCATATCCTTAGACTTAAGCATGAAGTTACGTCAGAACTTGGGCGATCAGCTGATATTGATGCTCGAGACGCCCCCAGACCGGAAGGCTATCGGCCATACGCAGCAAGAGTTCCAGGATCTGCTGGCCCAAGGCATTGAATACGACGCACAAGACCATGTGCAAGACGGCTTTGTCCACGCGCGTGCCGATTATCAACAGTTTTTGTACGACTTCGATCAGCTCCAAGCACAACCCGCGACGCTGCATGACAACCTCATGCTAACGAACAGCTTCAAGGCGTTGCGCGGCACCTTGATCAGCGCGCATAAACAGGCGCTGGACAATATCAGCCGCACACAAAATACGGCTCGGGAACGAGCATTGTGGGTCGCGGGCTTGTTGGGTTTGGTGGGCATCGCGGTTCTGTGCATTGGGTTTATCACTGCCCATGGCATTGCCCGGCGCTTCGGCGCTCCCATCGAAGCGTTGGCCAAAGCCGCCGACAAGATTGGCCAAGGAAATTTCGAGGTCACGCTTCCGATTTCTTCGGCTGCGGAAATGAACTTGCTAACCCGCCGATTCGGAATCATGGCGCAAGCACTGCGCCAACATCAGGCAACCAATATCGACGAGCTACTTGCAGGCCAGCAGAAGCTGCAAGCGGTACTGGACAGCATTGACGACGGCCTGCTGATGATCGACCGGCAAGGTCGTTTGGAGCACCTTAACCCGGTAGCACAGCGCCAACTGGGGTGGGATGAAAATCGCCTCGGGCAGGGGCTGGGCGAAGCGTTGCAGCGCCCGGAACTGGATGAACAGCTGTATCTGACCCTTCGTGGTGCCAACCTTGAACGGGCGCCTGAAGACCTCGCCATTGAGGTGGATGGTGAGTCAAGGCTGCTGACCTACAGCCTGACACCCGTCAGTCATACCAGGGGCAATATCCTGGGTGCGGTGATGGTATTACATGACGTGACAGAGCAGCGTGCGTTCGAGCGGGTCAGAAGCGAGTTTGTGCTGCGTGCCTCACACGAACTCCGAACGCCTGTGACCGGCATGCACATGGCGTTCGGCCTGCTGCAGGAACGTTTGCATTTTCCGTCTGACTCCCGCGAAGCGGACCTGCTCAACACCGTCAATGAAGAAATGCAGCGCTTGATGCAGTTGATCAACGACTTGCTGAATTTTTCCCGCTACCAGAATGGTTTGCAAAAACTTAGCTTGGCGCCCTGTGCCATCGAAAATTTACTCGCGCAGGCCCGCGAACGTTTCAACCAACAAGCCGATGATCAAAATACCGTGTTGCTTGTAGAAATACAGGAACCCTTGCCACTCTTGCACGCTGATCAGGCGCAGCTGGAGCGGGTGCTAGATAACTTGTTGGATAACGCTTTGCGTCATACGCCGGAGAACGGACTCATCCGCTTGCAGGCCCGTCGCCATGGCGAGCGGGTAATCGTCAGCGTGGAAGACAACGGGGAAGGAATCGCTTACGGGCAACAGGGCCGAATTTTCGAGCCATTCGTTCAAGTCGGGCGCAAAAAGGGCGGCGCAGGGTTAGGTCTGGCACTGTGTAAGGAAATCGTGCAACTTCACGGTGGTCGGATGGGTGTTTATTCGCGACCGGGGCAGGGCACGCAGTTTTATATGGCGTTGCCGCTTTAA